The Candidatus Hydrogenedentota bacterium DNA window TTTATTTATCCATGAGCTTTTTAAAGTTTTGGGCGGCGGTCCAATCACCATAGCGTTCCATTATCTGTGCCATGACGGCCTGTGCCTTTGCATCGCGCCCGGCTTCCATCAAGAGTTGAGCAGTCACGCGTCTAATTTGGAAATCGTCGCCCCACCAAGATAACGCCTTGTCTAGGGCTGCGAGGGCTTCCTCAAAGGCCTTGTCGCTAAGCTTTGCTTCCACTTCGGAGATCCGTTTTTCCATAAAGGCGCCGTCCATTTGCGGGGCAAACGTCTGATATCGTCCCAATTGTTGCAGCACATCCTTCATATAGATAAGTTCGAGATAAGGACTCAGCCCCAGTCGC harbors:
- a CDS encoding tetratricopeptide repeat protein codes for the protein TAQSHNGIMGNDFFYDNVHVLFEGYHRIALSIFNVLEQRIAEQQGVAPAKERLAVDTCKERLGLSPYLELIYMKDVLQQLGRYQTFAPQMDGAFMEKRISEVEAKLSDKAFEEALAALDKALSWWGDDFQIRRVTAQLLMEAGRDAKAQAVMAQIMERYGDWTAAQNFKKLMDK